A part of Gouania willdenowi chromosome 2, fGouWil2.1, whole genome shotgun sequence genomic DNA contains:
- the LOC114477142 gene encoding uncharacterized protein LOC114477142 isoform X2, with amino-acid sequence MAEEGAVRDLERLVQQLQALFGRHSSDTLRAQSEPFCSEFFTLIEEHACRWQTPLPQLRILEIALCYFAQASTVLPSSCDHVIHTLSSLALSIFELLLFFDQKDFNQEPLKQFTVTFQECHSSFAKHQNIHLLQLERLLQGGGVWAFPALQAILSDASLPQNEVDGCITSEPPVFFELRVRYLLSCKRIKEATALSRCCAQHPTAGRHSFFLQVYLTSLYKTSQLELLLAEVSGFNGKDAVNIICALEFEESDELLLSLSRVFLSEQLRRGDVHQLGDLVLMWTKLHNRLNTPKPPFLEESRKLMSSATNVCSIFPFIRAILQEMGEDGIQFCVELCANALQSFPDSDVTTKSLIYKTIAALVPNDLEVCRACALLVFFLERSVDSYKTVYLLYMLPDQQYHVDSSSIGNQVRFETLQILKKDLYFDPEFWNLIALRTNCLNLMREREVSIALDEIMEDKWIAKYCTKDSALRQICKERKDGSKAAALKRPIKSDAVNPPKRFKVGLGRPRINVDYTGKKKGNQRSQMLQEASSVPLRRSFWQLDRIQDREHGRITRLSEKTLKRRIRKPRWLLEDSGLLDEKRLKKHLRCRKHLQSSVMNRQESGELKNDIKQKTSVNSDMKAKEITNTKHKRASVDSQRDRTPQVILELSLPDNELFGTFTDESCHRQRGFPQMLLYKPTEKLPDSPQPVKTAHRKEVILRARDLNMFVQQLHCYIRRPKGKDTGSHVHRSVSTITRSSVQGNPSQDAPKTKARREKSTIQLRVKVSPQKTEVVTDKEILHIKARESVSEELSEKSVETQASDVLKSNATGGEIFEEPAVEMKVTIASPILDKVSKAEVLPSLTAEVNLKQAGEKIPPICDQIYAACDTEPSPTQQVSPKKREEQSKSLSGDDKQEEICKEVSNFVSDAVDRNISQKDSFPDASLTSKDQMASEDMSSLTAVTELVTKLVPEQLNRDLENVEERFLGNGAFKDLNEKWKHESLSQNEQPTSTCVESQTEVIQKDVKDNAETKQDVGLDPFEDDDDFGEDEPESEESKLEFCCTFCNKNFKGCRVVKHAMCHYRRDECMFCGTMFKDDLLAMMHLSNHIETLKKIIKKETVSNDAKGKASPQTKEMPLSEPLVSSERRKRGRPRKIANCLKSSQSVISVESRKLRSYKEEDGSSSQEQSRSGRTPIHKLNGHIRKKKEMKKLRSGLKVKATLAQQDSRNESKRSDLVNHRLVEHQSNSTDSSATSHQVDKRLPGSVEENKKTVKAPQRLKMVAKQKRKLKEKPNAPKERVCCPMNGCQWFTDLSKNRVALLYHALDEHSGQVKPLELAFRIAKSRCSICMRVLWSFEHFQHHIEQHRRTPRYPCLHQGCTARFKTGNEMRRHTRKHSPLQAVCCVPGCPKLFICLWALNLHERDHYSKKSSKTNKNSHQQKDYKCDPKQNQTVKDSKDRTDEARTAKAESDQKEQMMHQSTKVKQVEVPSLSASKSKNRPNFRLRGTLRSLTNDVLPNIPNQIRPPLLFLRGRRARHKLKKKQPKVNTKEPKKRGRPRKIIFSDHVEHTTTTVREKTTLSKDQTNHVQLPQSDAEVCRKKVGKCEQIKQGGKTVENQPSGQKTKKPVGKKDKNVPGKGKTKSFSPSSADRPLTNKSDTTTQKAKAANLTNCSSASVILKRANDKVKKQKIKKHQSSKISGVDQAEANATAPSSIKGSTEVEHKASDNVKNGHFQKGQESTLNRLHEKDKQKEDKGEKDATLSTGGQEKEESQTPACESSIPAASYDLNAKTELTTTCLNAAKQEPSKKSSHMKKNKLKEDAKQERKIKKRPKNNSNPSANKKPSENNSAVQPISDGKSVTTENSALKKKHKENPKQEKKIKKRPKNNSDPSAIRKPTETDSGAQPISEGKTETTDCCAVKKKHKKNPKEDIKIKKWSTDKDNPSAIKTPLETESQVQPIGEDKAEAADSSVDTIETVAVTNEPVLINGVTPYVTQASLCMDVLEEYNKKPYRRLPPTAYLAEMYTTMPKRRKELSWFSPRPKSSPPSQQRTSSALQRQRCATCFTTFTSTEELQSHLQTQRCSKLFGFDSDED; translated from the exons ATGGCGGAGGAAGGCGCTGTGCGCGATTTGGAGCGGCTGGTGCAACAGCTCCAGGCCTTATTCGGACGCCATTCCAGCGACACACTGCGAGCCCAAAGCGAGCCGTTCTGCTCAGAGTTCTTCACG TTGATAGAAGAACACGCCTGTCGCTGGCAGACCCCACTGCCTCAGCTCAGGATCCTGGAGATAGCGCTTTGCTATTTTGCTCAAGCCTCAACTGTCCTCCCATCAAGCTGTGACCATGTGATCCACACTCTCAGTAGTTTGGCTTT GAGCATTTTTGAGTTGCTGCTTTTCTTCGACCAGAAGGATTTCAATCAGGAGCCACTCAAACAGTTTACTGTCACATTCCAG GAATGTCACTCGTCTTTTGCAAAGCATCAGAACATTCACTTGCTTCAGTTGGAGCGTTTACTTCAGGGTGGTGGAGTGTGGGCTTTCCCAGCCTTACAAGCAATCCTCAGCGACGCTAGTTTACCTCAGAATGAAG TGGACGGGTGCATCACCTCTGAGCCTCCGGTCTTCTTCGAGCTCCGTGTGCGCTACCTTTTATCCTGCAAACGCATCAAAGAGGCGACGGCGCTGTCTCGGTGTTGCGCTCAGCATCCCACAGCAGGACGGCACTCGTTCTTTCTCCAGGTCTACCTCACATCACTTTACAAGACTTCACAGCTTGAACTCCTGCTTGCAGAG gTATCGGGTTTCAATGGTAAGGATGCTGTGAACATAATCTGCGCCTTGGAGTTTGAGGAGAGTGACGAGTTGCTCCTTAGCCTCAGTAGAGTTTTTCTCTCAGAGCAGCTTCGCAGGGGAGACGTGCACCAATTGGG TGATCTTGTCCTCATGTGGACGAAGCTTCATAATCGGCTGAACACACCTAAACCACCATTTCTAGAGGAGAGTCGCAAACTAATGTCGTCTGCCACTAATGTCTGCTCAATCTTCCCGTTCATCAGAGCCATACTTCAAGAG ATGGGTGAAGACGGCATCCAGTTCTGTGTGGAGCTCTGTGCCAACGCCCTGCAGTCCTTTCCTGACTCTGATGTCACCACAAAGTCCCTCATCTACAAAACCATTGCCGCCCTGGTCCCCAACGACCTGGAGGTGTGCCGGGCGTGCGCGCTGCTGGTTTTCTTTCTGGAGCGCTCGGTGGATTCCTACAAGACTGTGTATCTTCTTTACATGCTTCCAGATCAGCAGTACCATGTGGATAGCAGCTCCATTGGAAACCAAGTTCGCTTTGAAACCCTGCAG ATCTTGAAGAAAGATCTGTATTTCGACCCGGAGTTCTGGAACCTGATTGCTTTAAGGACCAACTGTCTGAACCTGATGAGGGAGAGGGAGGTTAGCATCGCCCTCGATGAAATCATGGAGGACAAGTGGATCGCCAAATACTGCACCAAAGACTCCGCGTTGAGGCAGATatgcaaagaaagaaaagacGGATCTAAAGCAGCCGCTCTTAAGCGGCCAATTAAAAGTGACGCTGTAAATCCCCCTAAAAGATTCAAGGTGGGCCTGGGAAGACCACGCATCAATGTTGATTACACTGGGAAGAAAAAAGGCAACCAAAGGTCACAGATGTTACAGGAAGCATCATCTGTCCCTTTGAGGCGTTCGTTTTGGCAGCTTGACAGAATTCAGGACCGCGAGCATGGGCGAATCACACGGCTTTCAGAGAAGACCCTCAAACGAAGGATCCGAAAACCAAGGTGGCTCCTCGAAGACTCTGGACTCCTTGacgaaaagaggttaaaaaaacacttgaGATGTAGAAAGCATCTTCAATCATCCGTCATGAACAGACAAGAAAGTGGTGAACTAAAAAACGACATCAAAcagaaaacttctgtgaattCTGATATGAAAGCGAAGGAAATTACCAACACGAAACACAAAAGAGCATCCGTGGACTCCCAACGAGATCGAACTCCACAGGTGATTCTCGAGCTCTCATTACCAGACAACGAATTATTCGGCACTTTTACAGATGAATCCTGTCACAGACAAAGAGGATTCCCTCAAATGCTTCTATATAAACCGACAGAGAAGCTTCCAGACTCCCCTCAACCCGTCAAAACCGCACATCGCAAGGAAGTTATTCTCAGAGCGAGGGATCTAAATATGTTTGTCCAACAGCTTCACTGTTACATCCGACGGCCTAAAGGAAAAGACACTGGCTCACATGTTCATCGCTCTGTATCAACAATCACACGTTCCTCGGTACAAGGAAATCCTTCTCAGGATGCACCAAAAACAAAAGCTCGCCGTGAAAAGTCTACAATTCAGTTGAGGGTTAAAGTTTCCCCTCAGAAAACTGAAGTTGTTACAGATAAAGAAATCCTTCATATTAAAGCCAGAGAATCTGTGTCAGAAGAACTTTCTGAAAAGTCTGTGGAGACACAGGCCTCAGATGTCCTAAAGTCTAACGCAACGGGAGGAGAAATCTTCGAAGAACCTGCTGTTGAAATGAAAGTCACCATTGCATCCCCTATTTTAGATAAAGTCTCCAAAGCTGAGGTTTTACCTTCTTTGACAGCAGAGGTGAATCTAAAGCAAGCGGGTGAAAAAATTCCTCCGATCTGTGATCAAATTTATGCTGCTTGTGACACTGAACCCTCACCGACTCAACAAGTTTCTCCGAAAAAGAGAGAAGAACAATCCAAGTCGCTTTCAGGTGATGATAAACAAGAGGAAATTTGTAAAGAAGTGAGCAACTTTGTCTCTGATGCTGTCGACAGAAATATTTCACAAAAAGACTCGTTTCCAGATGCTTCCTTGACGTCTAAAGACCAGATGGCTTCAGAAGATATGTCGTCTCTGACAGCAGTAACTGAATTGGTCACAAAACTTGTACCTGAGCAGCTTAATCGAGATCTGGAGAATGTGGAAGAGAGGTTTCTGGGCAATGGTGCCTTCAAAGACCTGAATGAGAAGTGGAAACATGAATCTCTTTCTCAAAATGAACAGCCTACCTCTACTTGTGTTGAATCGCAAACAGAAGTTATCCAAAAGGATGTGAAAGACAATGCAGAGACAAAGCAAGACGTTGGTCTAGATCCATTTGAGGATGACGACGACTTTGGGGAAGATGAGCCTGAATCAGAGGAGTCTAAGCTTGAGTTTTGCTGTACTTTCTGCAACAAGAACTTCAAAGGATGTCGCGTCGTGAAACACGCAATGTGCCACTATCGCAGGGATGAGTGCATGTTCTGTGGAACCATGTTCAAAGACGACCTCTTGGCAATGATGCACCTGTCTAACCATATAGAGACACTCAAGAAGATCATAAAGAAAGAGACTGTGAGTAATGATGCAAAAGGGAAGGCGTCACCTCAAACCAAAGAAATGCCCCTATCTGAACCACTTGTATCTTCAGAGCGTCGGAAAAGGGGGAGGCCGAGGAAAATAGCAAACTGTTTGAAATCAAGTCAGTCAGTTATTTCTGTGGAATCCAGAAAATTAAGATCTTATAAGGAAGAAGATGGCTCATCATCACAAGAACAGAGTAGAAGCGGTAGAACTCCTATTCACAAATTAAATGGTCatataagaaaaaagaaagaaatgaaaaaattgaGAAGTGGTTTAAAGGTTAAAGCGACACTTGCTCAGCAGGATAGCCGCAATGAAAGCAAAAGGAGTGACTTGGTAAATCACAGGCTTGTAGAACATCAAAGCAATTCTACCGATTCTTCTGCAACGTCACATCAGGTTGACAAACGGTTGCCCGGTTCAGTGGAAGAGAACAAAAAGACAGTAAAAGCTCCACAGCGCTTGAAAATGGtcgcaaaacaaaaaagaaaacttaaaGAGAAACCCAATGCACCCAAAGAGAGAGTTTGCTGTCCTATGAATGGATGCCAATGGTTTACAGACCTTTCAAAGAACCGTGTGGCTCTCTTGTATCATGCTCTGGATGAGCACAGTGGTCAGGTAAAGCCGCTGGAGTTGGCATTCCGCATCGCAAAAAGCAGGTGTAGCATCTGCATGAGGGTTTTATGGAGCTTTGAGCATTTTCAGCACCACATTGAACAGCACAGGCGAACACCTCGGTATCCTTGTCTCCATCAGGGCTGCACCGCCAGGTTTAAAACTGGGAATGAGATGAGACGACACACCAGGAAGCACAGTCCCCTTCAGGCTGTTTGCTGCGTTCCAGGATGTCCTAAACTGTTCATTTGTCTTTGGGCTTTGAACCTCCATGAACGAGACCATTATTCTAAAAAGTCTtctaaaaccaataaaaactcACATCAACAAAAAGACTACAAATGTGATCCAAAACAGAATCAGACTGTCAAAGATTCAAAAGATCGCACTGATGAGGCGAGGACAGCAAAGgctgaaagtgaccaaaaggaACAAATGATGCATCAGTCCACAAAAGTAAAACAAGTAGAGGTTCCTTCTTTGTCCGCGAGCAAAAGCAAGAACCGTCCGAACTTTAGGCTAAGAGGAACTTTAAGAAGCTTGACAAATGACGTACTTCCCAACATTCCCAACCAGATAAGGCCGCCATTGCTGTTCCTACGTGGTAGACGAGCGAGGCACAAGCTCAAGAAAAAGCAGCCCAAAGTGAACACAAAAGAACCCAAGAAAAGAGGACGGCCTCGGAAGATAATTTTTTCTGATCATGTTGAACACACAACTACAACGGTAAGGGAAAAAACTACCTTGTCAAAGGATCAGACGAACCATGTCCAACTACCTCAATCAGATGCCGAAGTTTGTAGGAAGAAAGTAGGGAAGTGTGAGCAGATCAAACAAGGAGGCAAAACTGTAGAGAATCAACCAAGTggccaaaaaactaaaaaacctgTTGGTAAGAAGGATAAGAATGTTCCAGGTAAAGGAAAGACAAAGTCATTCTCTCCATCCTCAGCTGATCGTCCACTCACCAACAAATCAGACACTACGACACAAAAGGCAAAAGCAGCTAATTTAACTAATTGTAGCTCAGCCTCAGTCATCCTAAAGCGTGCAAACGACAAAGTGAAGaagcagaaaattaaaaaacatcaatcGAGTAAAATATCAGGTGTCGACCAAGCTGAGGCAAACGCCACTGCTCCATCATCTATTAAAGGTTCTACAGAAGTTGAACATAAAGCAAGTGATAACGTCAAGAATGGGCATTTTCAAAAAGGCCAAGAATCAACTTTGAATCGTTTGCATGAAAAGGACAAACAGAAGGAGGATAAAGGGGAGAAAGATGCTACTCTTAGTACTGGAggacaagaaaaagaagaaagtcaAACCCCAGCTTGTGAATCATCCATTCCGGCTGCCTCTTATGACCTGAATGCAAAGACTGAGCTGACGACGACCTGCCTCAATGCAGCAAAACAAGAGCCATCAAAGAAGTCAAGTCATATGAAGAAAAATAAGCTCAAAGAAGATGcgaaacaagaaagaaaaatcaaGAAACGGCCCAAAAATAACAGTAATCCATCAGCCAACAAGAAACCTTCAGAGAATAACTCTGCAGTCCAGCCAATCAGTGACGGCAAATCAGTGACTACAGAAAACTCTGCATTGAAAAAGAAGCACAAAGAAAAtccaaaacaagagaaaaaaatcaagaaacgGCCCAAAAATAACAGTGATCCGTCAGCAATTAGGAAACCTACAGAAACTGATTCTGGAGCCCAGCCAATCAGTGAGGGCAAAACAGAGACTACGGATTGCTGTGCAGtgaaaaagaaacataaaaaaaatccaaaagaggacataaaaataaagaaatggagCACTGATAAGGATAATCCGTCAGCGATTAAGACACCTTTAGAGACTGAGTCCCAGGTCCAGCCAATCGGTGAGGACAAAGCAGAAGCTGCCGACAGCTCTGTGGACACGATAGAGACAGTTGCAGTAACTAATGAACCTGTACTGATTAATGGAGTAACTCCTTATGTCACGCAAGCCTCACTGTGCATGGATGTCTTGGAGGAGTACAACAAGAAGCCGTACAGGCGCCTGCCACCGACAGCGTACCTGGCTGAGATGTACACCACCATGCCCAAACGCAGGAAGGAGTTGTCCTGGTTCTCCCCCCGCCCGAAAAGCTCGCCGCCCAGCCAGCAGCGCACTTCCTCAGCTCTGCAGAGACAACGTTGTGCCACCTGCTTCACAACCTTTACCAGCACGGAGGAGCTTCAGAGTCACCTCCAGACGCAGAGGTGCTCCAAGCTCTTTGGATTCGATTCAGATGAGG acTAA